CCAGTTTTTCAATGACGGTGCCGAGCCGCTGGTGATGTACGTCGTCGCCGACAATCCCATCGGCGAGTCGTCCTACTACCCGGACAGCAACAAATGGGGCGTCGGCATGCCCGAACGGCGCATTCTGCGCTCTGAGGCGATCGACTATTTCGACGGCGAGGAGTGAGAAAGACCGGCGGCCCGCGCTCGTGCTATAAGCGCAACGGAGCGCCGAAGACGTCCTTCGAGACGAAAAAGGCGGCCGAGCGCGCGATCCCAAACACCTCGACCGGGTTGAAACCGTATCGCTGCGAGCAGCACGGCTGGCACCTCGGGCACTGATCGCATGACGCGCCGAATCTACATTCCGCTGGTTCTGACGCTCGTCTTTCTCGCGCTCGTGGCGATCGTGCTGGTCGTCGCCGGGCGCCAGGTCAGCAGGACGATCGAAGAGGCCTTCAGCGGAGCGAGCGACGTCCGCACCGCGCGCTTCTTGGTGGCCCGCACGATCAGCCGGCAACTCGATGAGGAGACCGGCGTCCGAGGCTATGCCGTGGTGCGCCAGCGCACCTTGCTGCAGCCGTACTACGTTGCGCGAGCCGAACTGCCGCGCACGTTCGCGCGGCTTCGGCGAATGCTGACCGATCTCAAGATGCCCACTACCCGCGCCGTGCTCGATGACGCCGCCCAGACGAACCGGCGATGGGTCGCGCAAGTCGCCTACCCGATCATCACCTTCAAGCGCGTCCCCGCCAAGGTCCAGCTGCACGGAAAACGGCTCGTCGATCGCTTCCGCAGCGATTTGGAGGTCGTCGAAAATTCGTTGGCGGCTCGCGCGAATCAGGCGCAACGCCGGGCGCAGCAGGCGATTTACGGCGTTACTCTGTTCGCGATTGGGGCGGTCGCGGCGGTGATCGTTGCTGCTACGCTCTTTACGGTTCAACAGTACCGGCTGGCTGCGCGACTCGAGCGAACTCGAGCGCGGGCGGAAGAGGAGCGCCGGCGCGCCGCTGAAAGTCGTTCGGCGTATGAGGCCGAGAAGCGTATTGCCGATACCCTCCAGGGCGCCTTTACGCAGAACCTCTTGCCGCAGATGGCAAAGGTTCTCTTCAGTGCAACCTATCTGCCCGCTGCCGAGGAGGCGAGGGTCGGCGGCGACTGGTACGACGTTCTCGAGCTCACCGAGCACCGCGTGCTGCTCACGATCGGCGACGTTACCGGGCATGGGATCGATGCGGCGGTCGCGATGAACCGAGCGCGTCACCTTTTGGTCTCCTGTGCACTGGTCGATCCCAATCCCGGGGCCATCCTCGAACGAGCGAACTCCGATCTCTTCAGCCGAGCCTCTCCGCTGATTACCGCCGTCGCCGGCATCGTCGACTCCCGCAATTGCGAGTTCGTCTACGCGACCGCCGGGCATCCGCCGCCCGTCCTCCTGGAACCGGGATGCAAGCCTCGAATGCTTGATTTTGGTTCGCTGCCGCTCGGGGTCATGGGCGATGCCAACTATCGAAGCCATCGCATCGTGAGCGTTCCCGGCGCGATGCTCGTGCTCTATACCGACGGGGCCATCGAGCATTCGCACAACGTCGTGGAAGGCGAGGCCTTGCTGCTGCAGGCGGTAGAAGCGGCCGCCGCTTGGCCCGCGCACAACGCGGCAGCGATGATCTCCGCCTCGATATTTTCAAACCGGAGAATCGTCGACGACGTCGCGATTTTGACGATCCGCTTCGGCGAGGATTCCGGTTCGAGCGTTGGGAGGGTCGCGTGAGCGGCGCGATCGAGACGGTTCGGCTCGGCGGCGAACTCGAGATCAGCCGCAAGCGCGAGATCCGCGATGCGTTTACTCTACCGGAGGGTGCGCGCGCGGTGCTCGTCGACCTCTCCGAGGTGACCTACGCCGATTCGACGGCGCTAACCGAACTGCTTCGTTTTTGCGTTACGGCGCAACGCGATCGGATACCGCTCGCGGTCGTAATACGAACCCGTCAGTTCTCGAGGCTCGTTCAGTACGCGGGGCTCGCTGGGGCGTTTGCGATATTCGAGGATCCCCACGATGCCCTTGCCTACCTGAACGAGCGCATGAATCCGTGAACTCCGCGTCGCAGCTTCGTCTGCGGTGTCCCGCGCAATCGCGTTGCGTTGCGCCGATCCGCCACGCCTTGCGCGCGTTTCTCGAAGCGATCGGCTTGGGTGGCGATTGCGTCGACGACGTTACGACCGCAGCGGGCGAAGCACTGGCCAACGCGGTTGAGCACGCGTACCAAGGGAATGCCGGGCCTGCTTCCTATGTCGAACTGCACGCCCGGATCGCTCGCGGAAAGCTCGCCGTCGACGTCTGCGATCGCGGCTCGTTCATCGAGCGCGAACGGCTTGCCGGCCGAGGATTTGGCCTGCGAATCATTCGCGCGGTCACGCCGCAGATTCGAATCGATACCGCACGCGGGACAAACGTGCGCATGCGCTT
This DNA window, taken from Candidatus Cybelea sp., encodes the following:
- a CDS encoding SpoIIE family protein phosphatase, producing MTRRIYIPLVLTLVFLALVAIVLVVAGRQVSRTIEEAFSGASDVRTARFLVARTISRQLDEETGVRGYAVVRQRTLLQPYYVARAELPRTFARLRRMLTDLKMPTTRAVLDDAAQTNRRWVAQVAYPIITFKRVPAKVQLHGKRLVDRFRSDLEVVENSLAARANQAQRRAQQAIYGVTLFAIGAVAAVIVAATLFTVQQYRLAARLERTRARAEEERRRAAESRSAYEAEKRIADTLQGAFTQNLLPQMAKVLFSATYLPAAEEARVGGDWYDVLELTEHRVLLTIGDVTGHGIDAAVAMNRARHLLVSCALVDPNPGAILERANSDLFSRASPLITAVAGIVDSRNCEFVYATAGHPPPVLLEPGCKPRMLDFGSLPLGVMGDANYRSHRIVSVPGAMLVLYTDGAIEHSHNVVEGEALLLQAVEAAAAWPAHNAAAMISASIFSNRRIVDDVAILTIRFGEDSGSSVGRVA
- a CDS encoding STAS domain-containing protein, translated to MSGAIETVRLGGELEISRKREIRDAFTLPEGARAVLVDLSEVTYADSTALTELLRFCVTAQRDRIPLAVVIRTRQFSRLVQYAGLAGAFAIFEDPHDALAYLNERMNP
- a CDS encoding ATP-binding protein — protein: MNSASQLRLRCPAQSRCVAPIRHALRAFLEAIGLGGDCVDDVTTAAGEALANAVEHAYQGNAGPASYVELHARIARGKLAVDVCDRGSFIERERLAGRGFGLRIIRAVTPQIRIDTARGTNVRMRFHLPES